A part of Micromonospora chersina genomic DNA contains:
- a CDS encoding NAD-dependent epimerase/dehydratase family protein produces MRVLVTGAAGFIGSQIADLLAAEGHEPVCLDALLPQAHGGALPEWSRPHDPVVGDVRDAALLDRLLSGVDAVCHQAAMVGHGLDPSDAPDYAGHNDHGTAVLLAAMHRAGVSRLVLASSMVVYGEGRYTCARHGVVRPAPRRPADLAAGRYDPTCPACGGTLDPALVPEDAPLEPRSTYAASKLAQEHYAAAWARQTGGGVWALRYHNVYGPRMPRDTPYAGVASLFRSALADGRPPRVYEDGRQRRDFVHVTDVARANLLALTAPTPEGLVPVNVCSGEPHTVGDLAAALARAMGGPEPEVVGGARAADVRHVVADPTRARDLLGYTARVTFTEGVTAFATDPLREPAALAA; encoded by the coding sequence ATGCGGGTACTGGTCACCGGCGCGGCCGGCTTCATCGGATCACAGATCGCCGACCTGCTGGCCGCCGAGGGCCACGAGCCGGTCTGCCTGGACGCGCTGCTGCCCCAGGCGCACGGCGGCGCGCTGCCCGAGTGGTCCCGGCCGCACGACCCGGTGGTCGGCGACGTCCGCGACGCCGCGCTGCTGGACCGGCTGCTGTCCGGGGTGGACGCGGTGTGCCACCAGGCGGCCATGGTGGGGCACGGGCTGGACCCGTCCGACGCCCCCGACTACGCCGGCCACAACGACCACGGCACGGCGGTGCTGCTCGCCGCCATGCACCGGGCCGGGGTGTCCCGGCTGGTGCTGGCCAGCTCCATGGTGGTCTACGGCGAGGGGCGCTACACCTGCGCCCGGCACGGCGTGGTCCGCCCCGCCCCGCGCCGGCCCGCCGACCTCGCCGCCGGCCGGTACGACCCGACCTGCCCGGCTTGCGGCGGCACCCTCGACCCGGCCCTGGTTCCCGAGGACGCCCCGCTGGAGCCGCGCAGCACCTACGCGGCCAGCAAGCTCGCCCAGGAGCACTACGCCGCGGCCTGGGCGCGGCAGACCGGGGGCGGGGTGTGGGCGCTGCGCTACCACAACGTCTACGGCCCCCGGATGCCGCGCGACACCCCGTACGCCGGGGTCGCCTCGCTGTTCCGCTCGGCGCTCGCCGACGGCCGGCCGCCCCGGGTGTACGAGGACGGCCGGCAGCGACGCGACTTCGTGCACGTCACCGACGTGGCCCGGGCCAACCTGCTGGCGCTCACCGCGCCCACGCCGGAGGGGCTGGTCCCGGTGAACGTCTGTTCCGGCGAGCCGCACACCGTCGGCGACCTGGCGGCCGCCCTGGCCCGGGCGATGGGCGGCCCCGAGCCGGAGGTGGTCGGCGGGGCGCGGGCGGCCGACGTCCGGCACGTGGTGGCCGACCCGACCCGGGCCCGCGACCTGCTCGGCTACACCGCCCGGGTCACCTTCACCGAGGGCGTGACGGCCTTCGCCACCGACCCCCTCCGCGAACCCGCCGCCCTGGCCGCCTAA
- a CDS encoding questin oxidase family protein — protein sequence MTHGAMAEFLPAAYERLHAYGPEFGGDEEGNHGLTNHGPMAVEVMVRRGLDVDVEAWLDRYVRRLAELPGTSAPIRPGEWRSALGQARRLPDWAAYFRHELTERPWRDVLAEWWPRLLPGIVAGSTHGVIRVGHAVRALCGTSAAPARQTLDELAHGLAFWAARHRELAGVVAPEGALTPRRALPAVTRLTDQSGFIAHRLDRLERSPGWTASLRALEPAASAEEVPARLESLVDAAAEAYLGLGHGSPVLLVHAATAPNAVRHVLPVLPSEQWLPSLTAAWAAVSAVIATYAPARPAPSAEIARRWPEPTREDALQRAAEHGDEHVLKFADTAVEAYDRTGDPDLLAATLHAGALIGRP from the coding sequence ATGACACACGGAGCGATGGCCGAATTCCTGCCCGCGGCGTACGAACGGCTGCACGCGTACGGGCCGGAGTTCGGCGGCGACGAGGAGGGCAACCACGGGCTCACCAACCACGGCCCGATGGCGGTGGAGGTCATGGTCCGGCGCGGGCTCGACGTCGACGTCGAGGCGTGGCTCGACCGCTACGTACGCCGCCTGGCGGAGCTGCCCGGCACGAGCGCGCCCATCCGGCCCGGCGAGTGGCGCTCGGCGCTGGGCCAGGCGCGACGGCTGCCCGACTGGGCCGCGTACTTCCGGCACGAGCTGACCGAGCGCCCCTGGCGGGACGTGCTCGCCGAGTGGTGGCCCCGACTGCTGCCCGGCATCGTGGCCGGCTCGACCCACGGCGTGATCCGGGTCGGCCACGCGGTGCGTGCGCTGTGCGGCACCAGCGCGGCCCCGGCCCGCCAGACCCTCGACGAGCTGGCCCACGGGCTGGCGTTCTGGGCGGCGCGCCACCGCGAGCTCGCCGGGGTGGTGGCGCCGGAGGGCGCACTCACACCGCGACGGGCCCTGCCGGCCGTCACCCGGCTCACGGACCAGAGCGGCTTCATCGCCCACCGCCTCGACCGGCTCGAGCGCAGCCCGGGCTGGACCGCGAGCCTGCGCGCGCTGGAGCCGGCCGCCTCCGCCGAGGAGGTCCCGGCGCGGCTGGAGTCGCTCGTCGACGCCGCCGCCGAGGCCTACCTCGGGCTCGGCCACGGCTCGCCGGTCCTGCTGGTCCACGCCGCCACCGCGCCCAACGCCGTGCGGCACGTGCTCCCGGTCCTGCCGTCCGAACAGTGGCTGCCGAGCCTCACGGCGGCCTGGGCGGCCGTGTCGGCGGTCATCGCGACCTACGCCCCGGCCCGGCCGGCGCCGTCCGCGGAGATCGCCCGGCGCTGGCCCGAGCCGACCCGCGAGGACGCGCTCCAGCGGGCGGCCGAGCACGGCGACGAGCACGTCCTGAAGTTCGCCGACACGGCCGTCGAGGCGTACGACCGCACCGGCGATCCCGACCTGCTCGCCGCGACCCTGCACGCCGGCGCGCTGATCGGCCGTCCCTGA
- a CDS encoding dihydrofolate reductase family protein produces the protein MRTLIYTAFVSLDGVVDSPGGGTPTEAHRSGGWTYRDIEFVPEAYELKGRETDEATALMFGRASYEAFSPLWPDMADFAALKDLPKYVVSSTLDQAALVDNWGENTILRSLEDVARLKETDGGPIVVHGSATLARNLSDAGLIDRYHLLVFPILLGAGKRMFSDTDKAKQILKVVESETYANGIVKLVYDVVR, from the coding sequence ATGCGCACGCTGATCTACACCGCGTTCGTCTCGCTGGACGGCGTCGTCGACTCGCCCGGCGGCGGCACCCCCACGGAGGCCCACCGCAGCGGGGGCTGGACCTACCGGGACATCGAGTTCGTGCCCGAGGCGTACGAGCTCAAGGGCCGGGAGACCGACGAGGCCACCGCGCTCATGTTCGGCCGGGCCAGCTACGAGGCGTTCTCGCCGTTGTGGCCGGACATGGCGGACTTCGCCGCCCTCAAGGATCTGCCGAAGTACGTCGTCTCGAGCACCCTCGACCAGGCGGCCCTCGTCGACAACTGGGGTGAGAACACGATCCTGCGCTCCCTCGAGGACGTCGCGAGGCTCAAGGAGACCGACGGCGGCCCGATCGTCGTCCACGGCAGCGCCACCCTCGCCCGGAACCTCTCCGATGCCGGCCTCATCGACCGCTACCACCTGCTGGTCTTCCCGATCCTGCTCGGCGCCGGCAAGCGGATGTTCAGCGACACCGACAAGGCGAAGCAGATACTCAAGGTGGTCGAGTCCGAGACGTACGCCAACGGCATCGTCAAGCTCGTCTACGACGTGGTCCGCTGA
- a CDS encoding ArsR/SmtB family transcription factor: MIHLHFTATDLSRVRFAASPLTETVASLRALAAGRRGPHLHRPWIDRFAGRADRLRERDLDLLRALVRPEGYIPDFLLPPPGRRSSTFADALAQVADADPAIVARELAHLAAHRIAQRGPGREDRRALLQALVDRPDAGLGPVTEALEAYHRVAIAPVWPRIDALLNDDIAYRLDALADGGVDRMMSNLHPSVTFAGETLSVVKYYDGHADCGGRGLLLVPCAFAWPDVLVRTAQPEPPSISYSPRGLGRLWAEQPAQAGSALAGVLGHTRAALLAQLDLPMSTSQAATQMALAAPTLSVHLQALRAAGLLTSRRAGRQVLYARTELGERLLSEAGRAAVSVR, encoded by the coding sequence GTGATTCACCTGCATTTCACGGCAACGGATCTGAGCCGCGTGCGCTTCGCCGCCTCGCCCCTCACGGAGACCGTCGCCAGCCTGCGCGCGCTCGCCGCCGGCCGGCGGGGGCCGCACCTGCACCGTCCCTGGATCGACCGGTTCGCCGGGCGAGCGGACCGGCTTCGCGAGCGCGACCTCGACCTGCTGCGGGCGCTGGTGCGTCCGGAGGGCTACATCCCCGACTTCCTGCTGCCGCCACCGGGTCGCCGGTCCTCGACCTTCGCGGACGCGCTCGCGCAGGTCGCCGACGCCGATCCGGCGATCGTGGCGCGGGAGTTGGCGCACCTGGCGGCCCACCGGATCGCCCAGCGCGGGCCCGGCCGCGAAGACCGGCGAGCCCTGCTCCAGGCGCTGGTGGATCGTCCGGACGCGGGCCTCGGCCCGGTCACGGAGGCACTCGAGGCGTACCACCGGGTCGCGATCGCGCCGGTCTGGCCGCGGATCGACGCGTTGCTCAACGACGACATCGCCTACCGGCTCGACGCCCTGGCCGACGGCGGCGTCGACCGGATGATGAGCAATCTGCACCCGTCGGTGACGTTCGCCGGCGAGACGCTGAGTGTCGTCAAGTACTACGACGGCCACGCCGACTGCGGCGGGCGTGGCCTGCTCCTCGTGCCGTGCGCCTTCGCCTGGCCGGACGTCCTGGTGCGGACCGCGCAGCCCGAGCCCCCCAGCATCTCCTACTCCCCGCGCGGCCTCGGCCGGCTCTGGGCGGAGCAACCCGCGCAGGCCGGCTCCGCGCTCGCCGGCGTGCTCGGCCACACCCGGGCCGCCCTGCTGGCCCAGCTCGACCTGCCGATGTCGACGAGCCAGGCCGCCACCCAGATGGCGCTCGCCGCGCCCACGCTCAGCGTGCACCTTCAGGCGCTGCGCGCCGCCGGGCTGCTCACCTCGCGCCGCGCCGGCCGGCAGGTGCTCTACGCGCGCACCGAACTCGGCGAGCGACTGCTCAGCGAGGCGGGCCGGGCAGCGGTAAGCGTTCGGTAA
- a CDS encoding molybdopterin-dependent oxidoreductase, translated as MPASPPPPDDAPSAAPAALWRGLARHRPPGVDAADRAWRSPVRGPWLTSVLGAVLLATLPLVIVTGLLDWIAYGPRLDQAFPRDVGWLHPPVFDWPTRPAWLFRLTQGLHVTLGIVLVPVVLGKLWSVVPKLFDWPPARSAAQALERLSLLLLVGGILFQTATGLLNIQYAYLFGFDFYTAHWYGAWIFTAALVTHVAIKLPRLVTALRGPGFARTPVERTRPEPPDPDGLVALRPGPATMSRRGVLALVGGGALLLAALTVGQSVDGLRRTALLLPRGRRVDDGPTGFPVNRSVAAAGVTPEQTGPGWRLTLRAGNRTVALDRARLLALAQHTAVLPIACVEGWSTSQTWTGVRLRDLAALVGADGPATARVRSLERAGLFREAVLHGGQVTDPDALLALRVNGVDLSPDHGYPARIIVPALPGVHCTKWVAEIVFDG; from the coding sequence GTGCCCGCCAGCCCGCCCCCACCGGACGACGCGCCGTCGGCCGCTCCGGCGGCGCTGTGGCGCGGTCTGGCCCGGCACCGCCCGCCCGGGGTCGACGCCGCTGACCGCGCCTGGCGCAGCCCGGTCCGCGGACCCTGGCTGACCTCGGTGCTCGGCGCCGTGCTGCTTGCCACCCTGCCCCTGGTGATCGTCACCGGGCTGCTCGACTGGATCGCCTACGGGCCCCGCCTCGACCAGGCGTTCCCCCGGGACGTGGGCTGGCTGCACCCGCCCGTGTTCGACTGGCCGACCCGGCCCGCCTGGCTGTTCCGCCTCACCCAGGGGCTGCACGTGACGCTGGGGATCGTGCTGGTCCCGGTGGTGCTGGGCAAGCTCTGGTCGGTGGTGCCCAAGCTCTTCGACTGGCCGCCGGCCCGCTCGGCCGCCCAGGCGCTGGAGCGGCTGTCGCTGCTGCTGCTGGTCGGCGGGATCCTCTTCCAGACGGCCACCGGGCTGCTGAACATCCAGTACGCGTACCTGTTCGGCTTCGACTTCTACACCGCGCACTGGTACGGCGCCTGGATCTTCACGGCCGCGCTCGTCACCCACGTGGCGATCAAGCTGCCCCGTCTGGTCACCGCGCTGCGCGGGCCGGGCTTCGCGCGTACCCCGGTGGAGCGGACCCGGCCGGAGCCGCCGGATCCGGACGGCCTGGTGGCGCTGCGGCCCGGGCCGGCGACGATGAGCCGGCGGGGGGTGCTCGCCCTGGTGGGCGGCGGCGCGCTGCTGCTGGCGGCGCTGACCGTCGGGCAGAGCGTCGACGGGCTGCGCCGCACCGCGCTGCTCCTGCCGCGCGGCCGGCGCGTCGACGACGGGCCGACCGGCTTCCCGGTCAACCGCAGCGTCGCGGCGGCCGGGGTGACCCCGGAGCAGACCGGGCCCGGCTGGCGGCTCACGCTGCGGGCCGGGAACCGGACGGTCGCCCTGGACCGGGCCCGGCTGCTCGCCCTGGCGCAGCACACCGCCGTCCTGCCGATCGCCTGCGTGGAGGGCTGGTCCACGTCGCAGACCTGGACCGGGGTGCGGCTGCGCGACCTCGCCGCGCTGGTCGGGGCGGACGGTCCGGCCACCGCGCGGGTGCGGTCGCTGGAGCGCGCCGGCCTGTTCCGCGAGGCCGTCCTGCACGGCGGCCAGGTGACCGATCCGGACGCGCTGCTCGCGCTGCGGGTCAACGGCGTCGACCTGAGCCCCGACCACGGCTACCCGGCGCGGATCATCGTGCCGGCGCTGCCCGGGGTGCACTGCACGAAGTGGGTGGCGGAGATCGTGTTCGATGGCTGA
- a CDS encoding nuclear transport factor 2 family protein, whose product MNTAPDMIRRYFALAGQPDKEAYFALFADDAVVEDEGRSHRGIQAIREWRRETPLVSYEITDVEDSPAGTVVTATISGDFPGSPFAGLRFRFEDYDDAKIRKLRIAP is encoded by the coding sequence GTGAACACCGCACCCGACATGATCCGCCGCTACTTCGCGCTGGCCGGCCAGCCGGACAAGGAGGCCTACTTCGCCCTCTTCGCCGACGACGCCGTGGTCGAGGACGAGGGGCGGTCCCACCGGGGCATCCAGGCGATCCGCGAATGGCGCCGCGAGACGCCGCTGGTCTCGTACGAGATCACCGACGTCGAGGACAGCCCGGCCGGCACGGTGGTGACCGCCACCATCAGCGGCGACTTCCCGGGCAGCCCGTTCGCCGGGCTGCGGTTCCGGTTCGAGGACTACGACGACGCCAAGATCCGCAAGCTGCGCATCGCCCCCTGA
- a CDS encoding SLC13 family permease, giving the protein METVGEPPSAAPDRSRWGRLHVLDWIALGLAVVGVLCVLTGLLPRADAEATVRRIVPILIFLGTVVVLAELTAVAGVFDALAARVAITARGSYRALFWLCVGFASVTTIALNLDTTAVLLTPVMIALARKLGVPPTPLAMTTVWLANTASLLLPVSNLTNILASDRVGLDPVPWAARMWWPQLVAIVITMVLLWWWYWRPARAGADPFVPPPPHVPPDRLLYRTALVACLLFVAGILVGVEIGVASGVAAAILVAGFAVRARGSLRLALVPWRLLVFVVGLFLVVQTIGRHGLDTVMGTLIGGDTGAAGALRAGGVGALFANVVNNLPAYLAGEAVIATGNHTQLLALLVGTNVGPLATPWASLATLIWYERCRAAGVAVPLGRFVATSAALAVLATTATVAALLVGPGS; this is encoded by the coding sequence GTGGAGACCGTGGGCGAGCCGCCGTCCGCCGCACCGGACCGGAGCCGCTGGGGCCGCCTGCACGTCCTGGACTGGATCGCGCTTGGGCTGGCCGTGGTGGGCGTCCTCTGCGTCCTCACCGGACTGCTCCCCCGGGCCGACGCCGAGGCCACCGTACGCCGGATCGTGCCCATCCTGATCTTCCTGGGCACGGTGGTGGTGCTGGCCGAACTGACCGCGGTGGCCGGTGTCTTCGACGCGCTCGCCGCCCGGGTGGCGATCACCGCCCGGGGCAGCTACCGGGCGCTGTTCTGGCTCTGCGTCGGGTTCGCCTCGGTGACCACCATCGCGCTCAACCTGGACACCACCGCCGTCCTGCTCACCCCGGTGATGATCGCCCTGGCCCGCAAGCTGGGCGTGCCGCCGACCCCGCTGGCCATGACCACCGTCTGGCTGGCCAACACGGCGAGCCTGCTGCTGCCGGTGTCCAATCTGACCAACATCCTGGCCAGCGACCGCGTCGGCCTGGACCCGGTGCCCTGGGCGGCCCGGATGTGGTGGCCGCAGCTCGTGGCCATCGTGATCACCATGGTGCTGCTCTGGTGGTGGTACTGGCGGCCCGCCCGGGCCGGCGCCGACCCGTTCGTCCCGCCGCCGCCGCACGTGCCGCCGGACCGTTTGCTCTACCGCACCGCGCTCGTCGCCTGCCTGCTCTTCGTCGCCGGGATCCTGGTCGGCGTCGAGATCGGCGTCGCCTCCGGGGTGGCCGCCGCGATCCTGGTCGCCGGCTTCGCGGTGCGCGCCAGGGGCAGCCTGCGGCTCGCCCTCGTCCCGTGGCGGCTGCTGGTCTTCGTGGTCGGGCTGTTCCTGGTGGTGCAGACCATCGGCCGGCACGGCCTGGACACCGTGATGGGCACGCTGATCGGCGGCGACACGGGCGCGGCGGGCGCCCTGCGGGCCGGTGGCGTCGGCGCGCTCTTCGCCAACGTGGTCAACAACCTGCCCGCGTACCTGGCCGGCGAGGCGGTCATCGCCACCGGCAACCACACCCAGTTGCTGGCCCTGCTGGTCGGCACCAACGTCGGCCCGCTCGCCACCCCGTGGGCCTCGCTGGCGACGCTGATCTGGTACGAGCGCTGCCGGGCCGCCGGGGTGGCCGTGCCGCTGGGCCGGTTCGTGGCCACCAGCGCGGCGCTCGCCGTCCTGGCCACCACGGCCACCGTGGCCGCCCTGCTGGTCGGCCCGGGCTCCTGA